TATAGAAAAATCAAATTGCGATTCAACTATCGAGTCTATTAAGGTTAGTGATCCGATTATAATTATTATAAAAAAAACGAATCTTAGTACATCTATAATAGTAAGCTTACGACCAAATCTTATGATATCTATAAAAAAAGGGAACAAAAGAGCTACATATAATGTCCTATAAAATAAAGTAAGAACATACACAAAAAAGATTACTAAGTATAAGGCTTTTATATACGACTTAAAAGGAAAAAAACGCAAGACTACAAATGCAAAAATCGGATAAAAAAAACTTGGATTCCTATTTATAGTCAACCCTGCAATGTAAGCTCGAAATGGTCCGTATGATACTCCCGAAATAGTATCCTTAAAATAAAAAAATAACTCGAGTACAATATTCAAAAAAATAACAAATGAAAGTATTCTTATGTGATTTGAATCAATATAGACCTTACCTCTTATTGTTAGAAAAAAAAATGTGTAGAAAAAAAAACATTCTACTAGAGGTGCTACTCCAATAAAATCTACAGCATCGTTAATCAAAAAATCTCTAACAATATGTATCCCCATTAATGAAAGTGTGATACAAATTGCTATAATATTAATCGAACTAACCTTTATTGAATAAATACTCTTATCAATCAAAAATTTTAAAAAAAGTAATCCAATACCTAGAAGTATAATTCCCACCAAAATAGTTGCGCGAAAACGCCCAATTCCTAACCCCTCGTTAACTGCAAGTTTATTAGTAAGCAAAAAATTATTCTGACCAAGAAAGAAAATCAGAATATATAAAAATGCTGCCTTATCAACAAACTTTTTCATTTACTACTTATCTTTAGATCATATAGCATCGTTTCTTTATTCTGTAAACTCGCAGAGACATATGACAAAATAAAGCAAAACCTCTGTGGCATTATTGTAACTAATCGCATCAACACTTTCGCAAAGACTTTATTTTTTATATATTCAATATCCAAATCCATATTTTCATCATAACAGTTAATCGCTTTAAAAAAAACCAGCTTTTTAAATATAGAGATTGCCCCAAAAGAAACTTTATTCCTACGTATAGGAAGGGATACTGAATCAAAACTCATTAACAAGTCCGGCCATTTTCTCATCCAAATATTTTGAGCCTTACTAGACCATGAAGCATTACCGTAACGGATTTTAATCATTGGTTCATTTATCCATTTCCACCGTACTTCATTACTACTGAATATTATACCAACATGTACAAAAAGAGTTCCAAAATATCTAGTTGCATCAGCATTTAGCCAATACTCTTTCCTAAGAATACACCCGCCTATAAAACTCATATAATCAACGAATTTTTCAAACAACTCATCAACATCAGTGGATTCACATTCAGGATGCTCTATAAATGTATTCTTAAGACAAGTATTCAACTCTTTATCCCAAATTGCAGCATTTACAAGAAGAAGGTCAAGTTTATTATCACTTTGTAGCACTTTGACTACTTCGTTTATATTTTTACCTGTAATAATATCATCGTCAGAAAAAACCCATACGAAAGTCCCTTTTGACGACACTACACCTAAATCCAACTCTTTATCAAACCCTTCTGCTTTTGTCATCTGTATATAATTCATCTTAAGATAATTGGATTTCAAATCCATCACAATTTCTTTAGTATTATCAGAAGACATACCATCTACAATTACAATTTCTACATTGTATTCTAGCCCACCAAGCATATTTTGCAAGGTTTCCCTTAAATATAGCGCCCGATTTCTAGTAGGTATTACTATGCTGAGTAAATCAGTATTTATCATAAAAAGTCAAATATTCAAAGCCAGAGATATTACTCTCAACGAAGCTTTATTTTCATTATTGAAAAGCTTATCTGATAGAAAATTTGATATACGAGAATTATTTTCACGTAACATTATGTTACGATTATTTATAAAATTCTGTAGTACACTAATTAATTCAGCTTTTGAGCAAATTGGTATGCTTGCATTATATTTTAAAAAAATATCGTCCCACCAAACAAGCCCAGGAGTATCTGCAGATAGTATAAGTTTTTTACGTAATAAAGCATCAAAAGTTGCAGTACTTCCAAAAGTTAAAAAAATATCACTTTCAAGAATATGCTTTCTGATATCTGATTTTTTATCAAGTATTGTAATGTTTTCATTGTCATAATCCGCTATCCATGAAATATCCTCTAAAGGATGAGGTTTAATTACTAGATGAATTTTATCAAATTTTTTAACAGTATCAATTACGATCTTTTTAAATGCATTAATCGAGTTTACATCGTAATTAGCGTCATAGTCACTTATAGAAGTATACATAGATGCGAAAAGAAGTTGTATTCTATTATTTGCATTACTATCATTTCTCGAATATCCAACCTGTTTTTCTTCTACCAGATAGTCAAATCTGGGACTTCCGGTAACTACTAATCTGTCCGGGTCTATGTAATGAACCTTTTCAAATAATGTAGAGAAATACTTACCCCAAACAGCTATCTTGGTCGCACTGCAGAACATCCATTCTACGGAAGTTTCATCATATATCCCAAATTGTAAATCGATAATAGATATCCCCGCCTTTTTTCCTACTTCAGTATATATTCTATTCAGAGGATCTGCTACATCGCCTGAAATGATTTTTTTTGGCTTTAAATATTTGAACCAATACTGAGCTATAATTGCATTAATTATATTTCGCTGTACAAAGACGTTGAAAAACCAATAAAAGGCTTCATAAAGATTTATTTTTGATATCTCCGGAAGAATTGAACATAACCTATTAAAATCATTTTTGAAAAAGTGATCACTCTTAAGTTTAAATTCACGACGATAGTTAATATATTTTTTGTAAATTAGTCCTGCTTCAGACAAAGAATAAGTGTGTAATTTTTTTTTTCTCATTGAAGCATAACTTTCTACATGAATATCTGGACAAGACTTAAGAATTTCATCTTCAAGCGGTTGTAATGTATCCCTATATATGTAATCAGTAGTTGATAAAAGTAGCCATATATCTTTTTCACTTCTGCTGCAAGAATAATCAATATGAGATGAAAATATTTTTTTGAATTCCTTGAATTGATATTTAATACTTTTCATCCAGTTCTTAATATGAAATATTTTATACTGATTACCAGTGTACTTAAATAGAAGTGGCGGAAAAATATGTAGCGCTAAATCTGGTTGTGCAGCAATCCAGAATGAGACTCCTTCTATTGCAAATTCTTCGGATACATTCTTCCCACTAGATAAAAGAAATTCACTAATTTTTTTTACAATTTCAGCAGACACATGTAACCCATCAGTTACTTTACTTCGCTTATTTCTATTCATGCTCTATCTTTGCTATATGCCTCCTAAATTTCTTTGATTATTTTTGCCGGACTGCCTGCAACAATTACATGATCCGGCACATTTTTTGTAACGACTGCACCTGCTGCAACAATACTATTAACTCCAATAGTTACTCCTGGTAGGATAATGCTATTTGCGCCTATCCAGCATCCTCTTTTTAAAACCACAGCTTCATCTGGAAAATAACCTTGATCAATTAGAGGTATATCCTTGCTACCATATTTATGATTATTAACATAAATATGTACGCCTGAACCAAGCATAACATCATCTTCTATAATAATCGAAACGTCCATTGGCACGACTGTTTCACCGAACAACATGCATCCTGGCCTAATAACCACTCGTCTTCCAATTTCAATTTTAGAACATCCTACCGCATATGCCCCTGGACGAAAATCTGCATCATCAGCAAAAAAGCGAAACTTTTCTTTACAAAGTTTTTTCATCTTACTACGATAGTGCAATCGCCAATGCGTAAAAGGTATATCAGGACCGATTCTATCAGCTCTTTTACAATAGACCCACTTTTTTATAACTTCAAGTATTAGCATTAATTTTAAGAATTGTACATCATTTCAGCTAATTGATAAAAATCAACTTTAGGCAACCAACCTGTAGATTTAATGAGAGCAGGATCACTTAAAAGTCTAGAATATTCGGTAACAAATGAGTTATCTACCTGCACGTACTCTTGCCAATTTAATCCAGCCAACTTAAAAGAAATATCTATCCAGTCACGAATTGGGTATGAAATACCACTACCCAAAACAGCTTCGTAAAAACTATCTTGGTTAACCAAAGTCCACATCGCTTCCACTATATCTCCAGCAAAGGAAAATTCTTTCTCTACATTTAGATTTCCTATTATTAATTTACTCTCAACCTTCGCTGCAATTCGCTTAGCCATCTTAGAAATCTTTTGATTGATATGCTTTTCGGAGCGTAATGGGCTATCATGATTAAATAAGTACCCAGCATATACTTTTAACCCAAAAAAATTACGGTAATATTGTCCTGCATAAACAGATGAAATCCTCTGAACAGAATAAGCACTCGATGCTTCAAAAGGAGTTGATTCATTAATAGCCTTACCATCATTTTTAAACTGCATAGCACTACCTGATAAAAATATTCTCGATTTAGGATTATACAATTTAGTTCCCTCTAGAATATTTATAGTTCCTTTTTGAATGGCATCATTGTTTTCAAAAATATGTTCATGCTTCGTGGTCGAAACCGCTGCCAAATGAAATATGTAATCAGGTAGATATTTCCTAATGAGTGAAAAAACAAATTCTGTATCTCCTACATTCCCTGTAATAAACCCTTCATTAACACTCCTTGCTACTGGTATTACATTGATATTTTTTTTGCTTAATAGCCTTTGAAGGTAAAAACCATCTTGACCTGAAGCCCCAAAAATAATAGCATTCATGCTATATTATTTCAATCTCGGGAAGTGGGAAAATAAACTTGCCTCCGTTTGCAATGTATTCCTTTTCTCTTGACAAAATATTGTCTTTGAAATGCCACGGAAGTACTAAAAAGTAATCTGGATTCATAGATTTTGCTTCTTTTTCAGATATAATAGGAATTAATGTACCAGGAGTATAAGTGCCGAATTTATCAGGATTAACTTCTGCAATAAAGGGGATTTCATTTTCGGTAAGACCACAGAATTGTAACAATACGTTTCCTTTTGTACTAGCCCCATATCCAAATACCTTTTTCCCATCTGCTACAAGTGCTTTAATCAAGTCGGTTAAATTTTTTCGATGGTTAAATACCCGCTGTTCAAACTGTCTATATGGAATAGGAGTATCTAGTTGCATGTCCTCTTCTTGCTTCAAAAGCCAATTGATGAGAGGTGTATTTGACTTATACGATGCATTAACTTTACATACAGTTACAGCAAAACTACCACCGTTTATAGCATTCATCTGAACATCAATAACACGCAATCCACATGACTCAACAATATTTTTAACAACTTTGAATGAGTAAAACTCAAGATGTTCATGACAGATAGTATCATAGCTATTAGTTCTCAACATACTTGGCATATAGCTTTGTTCAAAATGCCAAATACCTTCATCATCTAGACAACTTTCAATATCATTTACGAAGTCTAGTGGTCTTTCTAAATCATAGAACATAGCTATTGATGTGATAATCTTCGCCTTCGTGTTTGGAAACTTGGCATGAAACTTATCTGCGGTAAAAAAGTCAGGTATCAGACTAATCTCATCCGTATAATATTGCTTAAATTTAAGACCTGTAGGATCTATTCCTACCTTTTTATGCTTACCACTATATGCCTTAAGTGATGTGGCATCATTGCTTCCTATATCAATAACTAAATCATTTTCAGATAAGCTAACAAGTTTCTCAAGTGTTTTAATCTTTTGTTGCAAGTGAGCAACCATAGAAGCATTAAGCCCTGAACGATAGCCATAATTATCCCCATACATCTCGTCTAGGCTGTATGATTGCTTCATTTGAAGCAGCCCACTATCTGGACACCAAACCAGCTCAACGGGTCCTTTTGTAATTTTATCTTCTTTGTTTTTAGGAAATACACCTGTAAGATATTGTTCCCCTAATGACAAAACTGTTATCAAGTGTGAGCTTTCGCTAATGCGACATTTTGAGATTTCTGTATACATTAATTTTAATATTTGAACTATGTTAAGTTATAATCATCCCATCTAGCAATATTTTCTCCTCTTTCGATAATATCTTTTCTAGCGTTCGGTAAGCCGTCTCCTATAAAATTAAACAAATTAGCAGTTGCAACTGCACTTACTCCATTTATTTTAAGTCCGTTAATCAAGTGTTCACTATTACCTGCACCTCCTGCAATAATTAGCGGTTTGTTGATAATGCCTGCATATTTTATTATAGTTTCAAAATCATAGCCAAATCCAGTACCATCCTTATCAATAGAATTTAGATAAATTTCTCCAATATCAAGTGTTTCTAAATACTGTAAGTATTCACCGAGTAACATATCGATTTGTTTATTTCCGTCTGCAATAAAAACTTGATGAAGACCATTTATAATCTTGTAGTCAACTGAAGCTACGACACTTTGTGATCCAAAATTTTTTGTTATATTTTTTACAACTTCAATATTTTCTACGAGTAAACTATTCAAAATTATTTTATCTGCCCCGCTTTTAAATAAAAGCTCAGCATCTGCTTCAGTTCTTATTCCTCCACCTGCACACAGTGGTATAAAAATATCATTAGTAAGTTCAGTAAGCATTGCTGCAAAATCAGCAACTTTTTTATCACCACGACCTGCATTAATAACTATGAGTTCATCCAATGAAAAAGCGATCTTCTGGAATTTGTAATTTTTTTCCAGCCATGTAAGATTCCCAACTTTTTGTAAACGAAAGTTTCGGCTTTGATTAAAAATCCCATCTGAATAGATAAGAGAGAAAATAATTCTTTTTCGGAGCATTTATAAAAGATCAATAAAATTTTTCAAAAGTTTTAATCCATTCTGTTGACTCAATTCTGGATGAAATTGCACACCAACGATATTGTCAACTTCAAAACTAGCAATAAAATCACTGCCATAATTACACATACTTTGATTAATATTCACTTCACTTGTCATTCTATAACTATGTGTAAAGTAAAAATCAGAGGCTTTATCAAGTCCTCGATAAAGTTTTGAATTAGGATGACTGAATACCTGATTAAATCCAACATGCGGTATCGCTAAATTTTCTTCATTAAAACGAAGTACTTTACCATTTATAAAACCTAACCCTGCATTTACACCATCTTCAGTACTTGACAATCCGAGTAACTGCATACCAAGACAAATACCTAACAAGGGTTTTTTTCCATACTGGACAACTTCTTTAAGCATTATATCTATTTGTTGACTTCTGATGCGATCCATAGCTTTACCAAATGCTCCTACCCCAGGAAGAATCAATTTATCTGCTTTCTTGATATCATCATATTTTGCGGATATAATTATTTCATCAACTCCTAAGTATCGTAATGTACTTGTAACTGAATGCAAATTTCCCATTCCATAGTCAAGTACAACTATTTTCATATTTCAAAATTTTCTCCAGTAATAAACTTAGGTTCCCATATGCCATTAACCTTTTCAAAAAGGTTTTTGTTAGCATATTTATCTAAAACAGCATCAAATTCCTGCTTTGTCATTTTGTAGTAATCGAGATAAGTATCAATAAGATGTGCTGGATAAGCGTTATCATACATTCGTACAAGATTTATGGCTTGGTCCCGAGTCATAGCCCCTCTTCTTATTTCAATTCCTGCGTCTTGAGTAGCACGGCCGAAACCAAATTTCAAATACATTAAATAAGCATGTAAGGCATATAATGCTTGGTCGTTTTGAGCAAAATTGGTGAAAGTGTCGTCGTTACCATCTTCTTTTTCGATCAAACCACAGTTTTCTTTGGCTACCACATAATTTCGATAAGAATCCCATGGTTCAAAATATGACCAATGAGTAAAAGAAAGGCCTACTTCTGCAATTTGGTCTTCGGAAGGAAACTTAAAAAAAGCCAGATCGGATTCCGAGATATCAGAGTCTTGTTTAATCCTGTCAAATACTTTTTGATGTCCCCCTTCTAGGTATACTCTCCGCATATAATCGATATCATACAAAGCCCGGTATTTACTTTCCGTAGAACCCCCATACTCGATCTCACCATCTTCTCCGTAAAAAAGGAGGGGTATTTTAAAATTTATAGCTGTTTTGATGACTGCCGTATGGATAGCTATTAGCCAACCGTAGTATGGAAATCCCTTCTCAATAAAACCATACTTGTTTAGTCTATCAAGAACTTTGGGATTTGGACTCAAGTGAATATGATTATAACCCGACTTAATAAAATTGAGTAAGTTTTTATCCCCAATTTCTAATGCAAGTGCTGGTCTTACTGTTACGGCTAGTGGATTCATTCCATATTTATGCTTTAGATTATATGCCACATAAGAACCGTCTTTCCCGCCGCTTACAGGTACAATGCAATCAAATTCATTTGTTTTTGATCTATACTTATTAAGTAAATCAACTAACTCTTTTTGCCTTTCCGAAAAATCAAATGTCTTTTTTTCTTCCATCCATTGGCAAGCATTACACCAACCTCTTTCATCAAATGAAATACGAGGTCTGGTCGACATATTAAGACAATTGCTACACCAGAAAATTTTTTGTTTATTACTCATAGTTACAAGTTAAAAAATTAATCTATCAAATTGCAGTCCAACCACCGTCAATAATCAAATTGTGACCTGTAATATACGATGCGGAGTCACTCAATAAGAAGACTACACTAGGCGATATATCCTCAGGACACCCCATACGTCTCATGGGAACTTTTTGATTATAATTTTGAACAAATAGTTCTGGTTGTCTGTCATAAATTCCCCCAGGCGATACACAATTAACACGGATCCCGAATTTACCATAGTAAGAAGCAAGATATCGTGAAAAATTTATAATACCTCCTTTAATAGCCGAGTAAGCGGCTGGCATGGTCATATCACTACCTTCATACACATTAAAGTCGGGTCCCACCACACCGTAGATTGAAGATATATTAACTAAAGACCCAAAACCTTGCTCCTTCATAACAGACAAAACAGCTTGCGAACAAATAAATACACTGTTCATTTGGAGATTTACATTCTTTTCCCATGATACGGCAGGTATATCTTCAAATTTTTTCCCCCAATCATTTGTTCTCGGATACGCATTATTAACCCAACCATCTATTCTACCTTCAAGTGAAAGTACCTGTTTTATGAGTTCATGTACTGATTCTGCATCAGTAACGTCACAATTCAGCTCTCCATTCGTTAAGTTATTAGAAGCGTTAATATCAGCATTTACAACTATTGCCCCTTCTCTTCTTAATAAGGTTATGATACTTTTTCCAATAAGGCCACTTCCACCAGTAACGACAATCACCTTTTTTTCAACTATTTGCATGATTAGCTATTGTTAAAACTTTAATGGCATTTGTAAAATCATTTATTGATGTGTTAGATGGCAATACATCATTTATAAAATATTTCATTTGCTCTTTATAAGTATCTACCATATTGAAGTCAGATTTGAATAATGGAATATTACTACTAGAAAGCACAACACTATTACTTAAAAGATTTACAAATATGGTAAATTCTTCTGCTACTATCTCAATTGTTCTTTTTGCATCTCGTCTAAAATAATTCAACACAATACTTGTAGAATATTCAGGATACTTTAGAATAAAATGTGCACTATCAACTGAACTTATTTTAAGGGATGATACCGATCTTTTTTCTGCAATAACAGATATCGGAAATCCAAAAATCCAAGTACAATAATCCAATTCATGGATTAAATCAAGATGTACACCTCCCCCCATTTCAACATTCGCGCTGTAAATTTTCCGAAAATCTTTATTAGGACGCCATTCGGGAAGATACGATCCACAATATATATTAACTTCATTGATACGTACTACTGACTCGGAAAGATATTTTTTTAAAAACTTAATCGCAGGGTGAAAACGCATGTTACATGCTACATAAGTTGTTAGACCATACTCATCCAATAAACTTTGAATTTTACTTGCCCCAGATACATCTGATATCACGGGTTTTTCAATAAACAACGGCAAACGCCTTTTAATCATCTCAATTATGGAATTTTCATGTTCACTAGTAATATTTGAAATTATTCCAAAATCAATATTAGAAGGTAGCTCACTATAATTGTAAATATTTTTAACACTACGATATATAGGAGCATCTTTTGTAGTCCGGATAGCATATATGTCAGCTCTAGGATTAAGCGACAGAATTGCATCTACATGTTTTCTTCCGATAGACCCAAGTCCTTCTATCAATACTTTCACAGTTCGAAATCTAGTTTATTGTTTATCATCAAGTATTCCATAACATCAAAGTCAATAGGATGATCAAGATCAAAACATATATGCGGCATAATATATACCATTGCACGTTCACTTATAGTTTTAGGCTCAGGCACATCAAAGAAAACTCGCCTGAAAAAATAGAATGACGCATTCATGTCATATACAACTGGTGCTGATTGTCTTGTAACCGAGTCTCCTTTTTTTACTAGCGAGTAATAACCATTTACCTGTTGTTCAACCATATTAAAATATGGATTTCGATTTGCTTTGTTAACAGAAAAAAGGTTTAATGCTTCATTATCGGATTGTATTGCATTAAATGCTTCTTGAAGATCTTTAAGATTTCGCAGTGGAGATGAAACATCAAGATCGAGAATATAATCATACTTTACACCCCTTACATTTTCTTCATGTAAAAGAAGATGTTTGATAGTTTCCATTTTACCGGCAGAATCAGATGAAATATTTTCTGGCCGCATATATGATGTAGTCAATCCGAAAGAAGCGCAGGTTGATTTTATCTCATCGCTATCTGTAGAAAGAGCTATATCACAATCATATAATGTGGCAAAAGCTCTTGCATGTTCAATTGTATACGCAATCAAGGCTTTACCATTAATA
Above is a genomic segment from Sediminibacterium sp. KACHI17 containing:
- a CDS encoding glycosyltransferase family 2 protein, producing the protein MINTDLLSIVIPTRNRALYLRETLQNMLGGLEYNVEIVIVDGMSSDNTKEIVMDLKSNYLKMNYIQMTKAEGFDKELDLGVVSSKGTFVWVFSDDDIITGKNINEVVKVLQSDNKLDLLLVNAAIWDKELNTCLKNTFIEHPECESTDVDELFEKFVDYMSFIGGCILRKEYWLNADATRYFGTLFVHVGIIFSSNEVRWKWINEPMIKIRYGNASWSSKAQNIWMRKWPDLLMSFDSVSLPIRRNKVSFGAISIFKKLVFFKAINCYDENMDLDIEYIKNKVFAKVLMRLVTIMPQRFCFILSYVSASLQNKETMLYDLKISSK
- a CDS encoding CDP-glycerol glycerophosphotransferase family protein is translated as MNRNKRSKVTDGLHVSAEIVKKISEFLLSSGKNVSEEFAIEGVSFWIAAQPDLALHIFPPLLFKYTGNQYKIFHIKNWMKSIKYQFKEFKKIFSSHIDYSCSRSEKDIWLLLSTTDYIYRDTLQPLEDEILKSCPDIHVESYASMRKKKLHTYSLSEAGLIYKKYINYRREFKLKSDHFFKNDFNRLCSILPEISKINLYEAFYWFFNVFVQRNIINAIIAQYWFKYLKPKKIISGDVADPLNRIYTEVGKKAGISIIDLQFGIYDETSVEWMFCSATKIAVWGKYFSTLFEKVHYIDPDRLVVTGSPRFDYLVEEKQVGYSRNDSNANNRIQLLFASMYTSISDYDANYDVNSINAFKKIVIDTVKKFDKIHLVIKPHPLEDISWIADYDNENITILDKKSDIRKHILESDIFLTFGSTATFDALLRKKLILSADTPGLVWWDDIFLKYNASIPICSKAELISVLQNFINNRNIMLRENNSRISNFLSDKLFNNENKASLRVISLALNI
- a CDS encoding acyltransferase, yielding MKKLCKEKFRFFADDADFRPGAYAVGCSKIEIGRRVVIRPGCMLFGETVVPMDVSIIIEDDVMLGSGVHIYVNNHKYGSKDIPLIDQGYFPDEAVVLKRGCWIGANSIILPGVTIGVNSIVAAGAVVTKNVPDHVIVAGSPAKIIKEI
- a CDS encoding GDP-mannose 4,6-dehydratase, translated to MNAIIFGASGQDGFYLQRLLSKKNINVIPVARSVNEGFITGNVGDTEFVFSLIRKYLPDYIFHLAAVSTTKHEHIFENNDAIQKGTINILEGTKLYNPKSRIFLSGSAMQFKNDGKAINESTPFEASSAYSVQRISSVYAGQYYRNFFGLKVYAGYLFNHDSPLRSEKHINQKISKMAKRIAAKVESKLIIGNLNVEKEFSFAGDIVEAMWTLVNQDSFYEAVLGSGISYPIRDWIDISFKLAGLNWQEYVQVDNSFVTEYSRLLSDPALIKSTGWLPKVDFYQLAEMMYNS
- a CDS encoding class I SAM-dependent methyltransferase, producing MYTEISKCRISESSHLITVLSLGEQYLTGVFPKNKEDKITKGPVELVWCPDSGLLQMKQSYSLDEMYGDNYGYRSGLNASMVAHLQQKIKTLEKLVSLSENDLVIDIGSNDATSLKAYSGKHKKVGIDPTGLKFKQYYTDEISLIPDFFTADKFHAKFPNTKAKIITSIAMFYDLERPLDFVNDIESCLDDEGIWHFEQSYMPSMLRTNSYDTICHEHLEFYSFKVVKNIVESCGLRVIDVQMNAINGGSFAVTVCKVNASYKSNTPLINWLLKQEEDMQLDTPIPYRQFEQRVFNHRKNLTDLIKALVADGKKVFGYGASTKGNVLLQFCGLTENEIPFIAEVNPDKFGTYTPGTLIPIISEKEAKSMNPDYFLVLPWHFKDNILSREKEYIANGGKFIFPLPEIEII
- a CDS encoding HisA/HisF-related TIM barrel protein, which encodes MLRKRIIFSLIYSDGIFNQSRNFRLQKVGNLTWLEKNYKFQKIAFSLDELIVINAGRGDKKVADFAAMLTELTNDIFIPLCAGGGIRTEADAELLFKSGADKIILNSLLVENIEVVKNITKNFGSQSVVASVDYKIINGLHQVFIADGNKQIDMLLGEYLQYLETLDIGEIYLNSIDKDGTGFGYDFETIIKYAGIINKPLIIAGGAGNSEHLINGLKINGVSAVATANLFNFIGDGLPNARKDIIERGENIARWDDYNLT
- the hisH gene encoding imidazole glycerol phosphate synthase subunit HisH; amino-acid sequence: MKIVVLDYGMGNLHSVTSTLRYLGVDEIIISAKYDDIKKADKLILPGVGAFGKAMDRIRSQQIDIMLKEVVQYGKKPLLGICLGMQLLGLSSTEDGVNAGLGFINGKVLRFNEENLAIPHVGFNQVFSHPNSKLYRGLDKASDFYFTHSYRMTSEVNINQSMCNYGSDFIASFEVDNIVGVQFHPELSQQNGLKLLKNFIDLL
- a CDS encoding N-acetyl sugar amidotransferase is translated as MSNKQKIFWCSNCLNMSTRPRISFDERGWCNACQWMEEKKTFDFSERQKELVDLLNKYRSKTNEFDCIVPVSGGKDGSYVAYNLKHKYGMNPLAVTVRPALALEIGDKNLLNFIKSGYNHIHLSPNPKVLDRLNKYGFIEKGFPYYGWLIAIHTAVIKTAINFKIPLLFYGEDGEIEYGGSTESKYRALYDIDYMRRVYLEGGHQKVFDRIKQDSDISESDLAFFKFPSEDQIAEVGLSFTHWSYFEPWDSYRNYVVAKENCGLIEKEDGNDDTFTNFAQNDQALYALHAYLMYLKFGFGRATQDAGIEIRRGAMTRDQAINLVRMYDNAYPAHLIDTYLDYYKMTKQEFDAVLDKYANKNLFEKVNGIWEPKFITGENFEI
- a CDS encoding oxidoreductase — encoded protein: MQIVEKKVIVVTGGSGLIGKSIITLLRREGAIVVNADINASNNLTNGELNCDVTDAESVHELIKQVLSLEGRIDGWVNNAYPRTNDWGKKFEDIPAVSWEKNVNLQMNSVFICSQAVLSVMKEQGFGSLVNISSIYGVVGPDFNVYEGSDMTMPAAYSAIKGGIINFSRYLASYYGKFGIRVNCVSPGGIYDRQPELFVQNYNQKVPMRRMGCPEDISPSVVFLLSDSASYITGHNLIIDGGWTAI
- a CDS encoding Gfo/Idh/MocA family oxidoreductase; amino-acid sequence: MKVLIEGLGSIGRKHVDAILSLNPRADIYAIRTTKDAPIYRSVKNIYNYSELPSNIDFGIISNITSEHENSIIEMIKRRLPLFIEKPVISDVSGASKIQSLLDEYGLTTYVACNMRFHPAIKFLKKYLSESVVRINEVNIYCGSYLPEWRPNKDFRKIYSANVEMGGGVHLDLIHELDYCTWIFGFPISVIAEKRSVSSLKISSVDSAHFILKYPEYSTSIVLNYFRRDAKRTIEIVAEEFTIFVNLLSNSVVLSSSNIPLFKSDFNMVDTYKEQMKYFINDVLPSNTSINDFTNAIKVLTIANHANS
- a CDS encoding acylneuraminate cytidylyltransferase family protein; its protein translation is MKILISICARGGSKGIPGKNIKNINGKALIAYTIEHARAFATLYDCDIALSTDSDEIKSTCASFGLTTSYMRPENISSDSAGKMETIKHLLLHEENVRGVKYDYILDLDVSSPLRNLKDLQEAFNAIQSDNEALNLFSVNKANRNPYFNMVEQQVNGYYSLVKKGDSVTRQSAPVVYDMNASFYFFRRVFFDVPEPKTISERAMVYIMPHICFDLDHPIDFDVMEYLMINNKLDFEL